In Vicia villosa cultivar HV-30 ecotype Madison, WI linkage group LG7, Vvil1.0, whole genome shotgun sequence, the DNA window GTAAATTGTTGATTAGAAGAACATCATCTTACCTTGATACTTGTCAATACCAGGAGAGGAGGTGGGGGCCAAGGTTTTATGAGTGGTGCTGGAGAAACTGAACTTCAGCTTCAGCGACGAAGGTATATATAACTGTGATACTAAATTTGCAAGATACATACATTTATTCTCAAGCAATCTATTCCTGCTTTTTCTTGGCATATCTTATGGTTTCCTCTTGAATTTGTGTTATTTTTAAAGTTGCTTTTCTATGTTCTCTTTGCATCAAGTCATTGTAAATATTCACTGTGATTGTGTTTGTGGCCACAATAATATTTGGATGGCACGGATGTTACGAAAAGTTGTGTGTTTTAGGCTATGAAAACTAAATTTGCTCTGAATTAAGGTATAATCCCACCAAACACTGATCCTGACTGATTCTTGTTAGATGTAATGAACAGTACTGTTAGAAATTCTGTGGTGTTTCAAGCTTCCCTGCTTAGCATTTATAATGTAGTTTCGCCGCATATTTTTCCTGTCTATAATGTATGAACCCCTTGTTAATGTGCAACTACTATTACTAATTGGACATTGTGACCTTGTTAATGTGCAACTACTATTACTAATTGGACATTATTACAACATCTTTGTTTTGTGATCACCTGTTATTACATAATTTGGTCACTGAATTGTGAAACTCTCTTAGAGTCTTAGAAAGGAGGAATTATCTACTAACGCAAATTGACGAGGTTCGTCGTACCCGTGCTGTGCAACGTGCTGGTCGGAAGAGGCACGGGGGTTCGTCTGGACATCGCTTAGCCACCGTCGCTGTTGTTGGGTATACAAATGCTGTAAGTCGTCTGCCTGTATAAGTTTATTTATGTTTGCTATTTATTGTTATTAGACAGCATCGCTGATATATGTCTTTGTTTTTATTAGGGAAAGTCTACATTAGTTAGTAATCTAACGGACAGTGATCTTTATAGCGATTGTCGGTAAAACCACCTTTACTAGTATttgtttgcatcctcaaaagtTATAATGTATTGACTTCATAAATTTCAACTTTTTGCGGTGTAACGTGTATTGCAGACTGTTTGCTACAGTTGATCCTAGGTTAAGAAGTGCAGCTCTTCCTTCGGGGTAATGTGACTAGTAAatcaaaatattcttttttttttcatacatTGGTTGATGACATTGGTTATACATATGTATACATCACTATTCTAATTTTATTTACAGGAGGAAAGTGCTTTTTAGCGACACTGTAGGATTTATATCTGATTTGCCTGTTCAGGTAATGACAAATGCATGAGAGCAAATTGCCATGTCAACATCTTTGTTTATTGATCTCGTCAATATTATTCGTCAACAATGACTCATGttcttttttctctttaaatTTTTAAGTTAGTGGAAGCATTTCATGCAACTTTGGAAGAAGTAGTGGAAGCCGACCTGCTTGTGGTATGATTTTGCATCTCCTCTGATTCGGATTCTTACACCAGTttcaaaaagttataaaaatcaaCTTAGAATTTGTTCATTTATGCACATAAGACTCAATGTTGTTAAATATCGGTCATGTTAACCAATGGTGGATTGCGGTGGTGGTTTTTTGACAACCGCCTTGGACAATTTGTGAAGGATGGTTGCCCCATGGCATTTTAGGGCTGATATAGTAAATTTTAAATGACGGGTTTTTTGCTTTCTGCCGTCAACAACACTGAAAAGACTCATTTCTGGCATTTTGTAATTAATTTTGTctacaaataaataaaaggatTATCCACTTGAAATTTCGTCATTTATGCGGCATAAGACAACAGAACTGACAAATCTATCTTTTTTTGAAGCATGTTGTGGATTCTACTGCTCCCAACCTTGACGAGCATCGCACAACAGTGTTACAGGTTCTTCAACAAATAGGGGTGTCACAAGAGAAGCTTCAAAATATGATTGAAGTTTGGAATAAGGTACAACAATTTATCTCCCTTTCTACCAAAATGCAAGAAAAATGATCAACTATGTATCCCGCTCAATCTCTGAAAATGTTCAGATTGATGCTGAAGAAGAGTGCATGGATGATGATGAATatcttgatgaagatgaaaagGCTGATGAAGCTAGCAACTTTGATGGAGAAGAGGATGTGAATACTGAGACATTAATGGAAACTGAAGTAGTCAATGAGAAGTCACTATGTGACTCTGATGTCATTGAAGAAAAGGAAGACTATTCCGATGGTTGGTTGTATGAGGACGATACAATGGTTAACGATGATGATTTTTGTTCTCCTCCGTCTGTGGCTGACGAACAGAACAAGTCCTCTAATAAAGACAATGGCGTGGAAAATGTTAGCGCCATGCTACCGGCTGGTCCACATGTGAAAACATCCGCCATCACAGGAGTTGGTTTGCAAGAGTTGATGGAACTAATAGATAAGAAACTAAGTGATCAGGACAAGAAATTGAAGGGTGCACAAGTGGTTGAAAGAAATGTATTTGATAGAAAATGGAGGCCCTCACATACACAAGATTCTAGCATTGCAGTAGAAAATTAGCTTGTTCTGTGTTCTTTGGTTGTTATTTTTCTGCTACCGTTGGTGTTAATGGTGTAATACTTGTTTAGAATGTTTTTGCTTAATTGCAGGATACTTATAAATATGCTATGTCCAATCGAAAGTATGATCTGTCTGAACAATTAAATTACAAAATAATGAAAGAAATTTTTGCTTAGAGGGGTGAAACTCGGTATATTTATGTTGACATTTAGCTTACTCTTAAATTGGAATTGTAATTCATTAAGAGATTAGGAATTAGTTTAAGAGTGAGGGAGTGTATTgaagattttaaaatttttgtaagTCATTATAATGATCTTTTAGACTTTTATTTAAAAGATTGTTTACGATTCCATTTTTAACATCTCATAATATTTATcagtttttaacattttattgaTTCTGATGCATTTGATAACTATGTTAGAGTAAATCTAAGAGCTCACACTAAGAATATAAGGAATTAGAGTCATAAATTATGTTAGTAAAACTATGTTACAATATCGGTTGATAGACAGAATAGAATAAACAACACAAGACTGTAGGTATGCAAACTTAAACTACAAAAAAAAACTATCCAACTCTTCCACCTGAGTCCCTGAAGTTGATATGCAAACTTAAACTACAAAAAAAAACTATCCAACTCTTCCACCTGAGTCCTTGAAGTTGATTCAATCTTTTATCAACATCTGAGTCAGAGTcatgaatatgattttttttgaagaaCTTCATCTTAAACACAAATTTCTTCCCTGTTACTGATACTCCAATAGATGTTCCAACATTGGACTCAATCTTCTTTGGATCAATATTCTTATCCTTCTTGGCTTCCAGCATGAGATCCTTTTTATCCTTAGCATTTTTGTTTGATTTGCTCATGTTGAAAACACAGCTTGAGAGGAGGAACAACTAGTAAGGTATTTTAAATGCAAAGAGAGTTACTTTTTTTGTAATGATTCCTTGCTTGTAACAACAACTCAGTCAGTGAGAGAGTGTTTGAAATGACATTTTCTATGTCATTGGAATATGTTTCTTCTAAAATTGCACACCTCACTATATGAATATGGAAGAATGTTGTTCGCAAGCCTTTTAGACATTGATTGCTTTGAGTTTTCAGCAATACACATTTTCCAACACACTTCAAACTCTCAAAAGGATAGTCTCCGAGGACTTAAAATAGATTCTCAAAAGTCCCAAGCTTAGGAGAAACACTATTGCCTGTAGCAAGGTCCTTGACAAGGAGATGACCAATATCAATTATCTTTGACCTGCTATGCCACCTGCCATCCATGAATGTTTGGACTTAACCATTTTCCCTAGTATAATGTTATGACATCCTATTGGACATTGTATTTCTTTAGCATCCAAAACAATTGAGAGTAATAGTCTCCATCAGCAAACTATTAGGCCTTCGTGGAAGACCAGGATTAGCTCATTGTTGATCGAAGGGACAAAACTTGTTTCTATATAAGAAACTTTCTTCATAAATTTTTATCAGACTTGCTCAATAAGTTTACTCCTAAATTCACCATACATGGATGTTTCCTTCTTGAAACAATAGGTGATATAAACTCCAAGTAATTAATTTCCTTATAAAGATTTACTTATCTCTAGAGAAAAACATTGTTGACTTGAGAGTTATATGATTCAGTGCCTGTCGTCTCTTTTAGAATCAGTCTTATTTTTGGAGTATCAAATTGTTTatatgatgttccaacatctgaTTGAACATCAATCCCTTTCTTCATGATTGAACCATTGACTTTGATCAGGAGCATACATAAATTCTGTTATCAACAGAGTATATCCCTATGGTAATCTTTGTAGGAGATGGTGAAGATTTTTTACTTTTCTTTGTAATAGATCATTCATAtcattctaaaataaaataatcaatagcCTTATAGGAAAGTCTTTGTTTGACAAGTCTTACACCTTGTATTGACCTTATTGGTTCCATGATAGGAAGTTCTAGAACTCTGTCAACAATCTGATGTTACCACTTTAGGTATGACATCTGGGATTCATCTCGCTTTTGATCATTTAGCAAGAAAAACCTCATCAAGACTAGGAGATATTGTTCCATCCAATTTCTCAATTCTTTCCACGTTTGACATCATTTCCAAATTGGCATGGAAGATGAAGTGACATCATTTACTCCAGTCATGTGTTTGGAACAATCAGTGTCAAAGAAGATATATTAGTCTTCTTTTACATAAAAAAACTCTAAGGAAAACACCTTCCTTGAGTTTTTATCCTCTGCTTGGTCAACCTTTGGGATAGACAAACATCTTGAGACAAAGTGGCTTGATATGCTTATATTTTACCACAAAAGTGAAATTTCCAATTCAAGCCCATGCCCTTAGCTTGAGGATTCTGATGTCTAGAATGATGTTGAGACATGTTGTTCGACATCATTGACTCAACCCTGCCTTTGAATGGAAACAAATTTATGTCAGTTAAAATTTTCTTTGCACGTTAAAGCCTTGAAAATCCCAGCTTATCCCTTTTAGGTTTACAGTCATCTTCTAATTTTGAAGAATCTCTCAACATATTGGAATCAATTGTTAACCATTCTCATAAACTTGATCATGATTTCAAGCTTGGAGTTCAAAGAGGTTCCCTCATTCTGCAGGTTAAAGATAGTATACAAACAATATTTCTTTACAGTCTGTACTTGAGAAATAGttactttttcttttttcctttgttGGCATACTTCTTCATATAATACACAAATCTATCCAGGAAGCAGCTAGTTCATCATGATTTATTTCTTTATTGTGGGAGTCTATAAAGGAATCTCACATTCCTGTCTTGACAGGTACAAATCATGATCAATATCCTGAACAGATCTGGAGATAGAAAGCCCCTTCAGTTGTTTCTTGAAGAAGATATGGCATTTTGCTGTAGAAAGTCCAATGCCTTCGCAAATATTGCACTATGTGCTTTTATTTTAGATCCAACTTTACTTGATTATCAAGGATCTTGTAGATGTCATGACTAATGTTCTTGACATCCGACCTTGATCTTTTATTCATTTTCCCAGAACCTGATTCAAATGCACAATAGCATTAAAATAACCCTTCATCAGAGATTAGATTACAACCTCCTACAGAGTTGGAAACAAATGCCTTTTGTTCTATTATTTTGAACTGTAAATTGAAACAactcaaataaaaatgaagtgTCAAACAATTTCACTTCTCTCATGTTGTTAATATCTTGGGCTTCTTCAATGGCTGTCACTTTCAAATCTCTTGAGGGGAGACCTGAGTATCTTCATCTTTATCAGCCTTTTTCTGGACTATTTTCTCCCAAAACACCTGgatgtgcctttatgagtggacttgagaatgTCCTATCTTTGACCACAACACATGTGATAATCAGTTTGAACAAGTGCTTATCAACTCCATTGATTATGGCTTTGACGACTTCAAAGTTACAAAGATCCAATTCATATTCTACCCTTCTGTATCCAGGACCAGGATTGTCCCATCATGACAAACTTCAAGATTCTGCTGTCAAAAGATTCCCAAAATGTTATAAAAAAGATTCCCACAACACATCGTGGGCCGGTCCAATGAaccgagcccattttgacagctctagatttttatatatatatatatatatatatatatatatatatatatatatatatatatatatatatatatatatatatatatataattattttttttatgtatgcatataaaaaaaaaaacattgtagttttgaattttgataaaattattCTACAAATAATTGTAGTTCTTCTAAAAGAAAAGGTGTTTAAATATATATCTACTAGTAAATTTTggaatgatattttaaaatattacgtATATATTGTTAATAGAAAGGAATAAAATATTTTGTAGGATAAATTTATAATGATTAAAAAGTGTGTATTATATGAacaaaatttaatttgtttacgttatgaaaaaatgtttttattgataaagaaaaaacaaaataaaagaatttGATATgtgcaaaaaataaattaaagtataagttatattgataaaaaaaaggGTACAAAATTGTTTAgaaatttatttgattaattaaagaggATAGTTATATAAATGTGTGAATAAGAATTTACATTGATTAAATTTAAGTGGAAGattgaaaagttaaaaaatgaaaatgaaaaaacaaaaagttCCATTGCCGGGAATCGAACCCGGGTCTCCTGGGTGAAAGCCAGATATCCTAACCGCTGGACGACAATGGAATTGTTGTTTGGATTCTTTATTAGCAGCAATACAAACCAAAGCTATACCGTGCGATGCCAAAAAAGACTCGGAAAAATAGATGAAAAAATGCGGTGAGCGTGGATCGAACACGCGACCTTCAGATCTTCAGTCTGACGCTCTCCCAACTGAGCTATCCCCGCTGATGTTTGTTTATTACGTGGCACTTTACTACTCTCTATTCTTACACCACTACTCATGCCTTTCCTTCAAATATACCATACATTTCTGATTTTCCTTTATGTTTTCTAGTGCCTGCAAAATGATGCAgtgctttttatttgtttttccatTTCACAACAAACAATTATTCAATGCCCAACAAGAATAACTAGTTCAATTTTTGTTTTAAccaaaaatatttgtttattcaattatttataaatattgtaTTATAATTtgcttcaatttttatttaaaacatattgagataataAGAtagtattaattaaataaatatttatttatttttttccaaatttgttcaaacttttatttatttatttataacacATCAACATGAAACACGTTATTTACtattaattatttcattaataaaatttattttgaatctgTCTTCCCTAAGAAATATTGTAGCCATATATGATTGATCATTTAAACCGATATTTTTACTTTGTTATAAAACTTTGGGGAATTTGAATGGATAAATGAAAATAGATAAGGGATGGTGTAACACCCGTAATTtcgtaatttaatttaattatttgaatttatttaatcattcggtgattaaattaaaatttggaaGAATCATGGGAATAAGAATATTGGGCTAGTAAGTGGTTAGTAGAAGGGAAGGTGCCAGTAGAGAGGCCTTTACtaactattttctatttttcataaaatagagaaattgtgGGAAAAAGGAAATTAGAAGCAACAAAACAGAAGTCTGAGAAAAGAACCGGAacgtgaaaaaggagaagaagaggaagagaagaactcaagattttggctaaggtaaagggggactcttccgattaacctctattattGGGTTGTAGACGATAGGATTGAGATTTGTATGCTATTGATTCAATAGAGAaatatgttctaggttggggttttgacaTTTAGGTTCAATTTTATAGATTATGTGTAATTACATGTTTGTGATAATTAATGATGTTGGATGTGTTTGTTGATTGGGGATATAACATGTAATACTTGTAAATTGACTCTGTTTTTTGTGTACGGTCGTAATGATTCGATTGGGTTGTGTTTGGAAATTTAAGTTGCtgtcaaaagtgtttttttttttttttttctgctgCAGGTTGTTGTAACCAACTAGGGGTGTGCTCAGAGATAGATAGAGTGAGGTGATAAGGAAAAACATTAGGCTTAAGGCTCAATCTACTAGCTAAGGGGTAGAGGCGCAAAAGTAAAAGGGAAGGTATGGATATATGAGGCCCAACAGGGCCCTAGGGTGAAGCCCTAATCAAGCAAAAGAGAAAGACAAAGGGAAAAAGTGGTTGCCCCTCATGTTTCACCAGATTCCcaaatctctctctctccctctctctctctctctctctctctctctctctctctttctctctctctctctctctctctctctctctctctctctctctctctctctctctctctctctctctctctctctctctctctctctctctctctctctctctctctctctttcaatTAGTTTGTTTGGTGAtggtttgaatgaatatgatgaaGGAAATTCATCAAAGTTAGATCTATGGTGAAGGTTACGGTCGAAAGGAGACGATACAACTGAGAAGGCTAGCTCTACTAAGGGAAAGCTCGAATTTCTTCATGGtgaagaaaatcaaaagaaagaCCAAACTAGCATAATGTTAGTGTAATTTTTTAGTGTGTATGAGAATTTGTTAGGATTAAGAGGTAAAAATCAAGTGAGGATTGTGTGAGTTGAATGATGAAAATCGTGTGAAGTTTTAGGGTGAGGTGAAAATTATGTGAAAAGTTGTAAAAGCTAGTTGGTAATGATTTTGCAAACTTGTACGTGAGAAATTGCTTGCGAAAAGCTGTATGGAATGTAGGGTGTCATGATGAATGGAAATGATAAAGAGATATTTTGGAAGTAATTATTATTGTCTTTAGTGCAAAATTTGTTGCCTTTTATGATTCTGTGATGAAAATGAGAAGAGACAAAGAGAATGTGATGATATATTATATGAAATGACATGAATGGTAATGAGATAATATATGAAAACATGAGATACTTTAGATTTTCTGAAACTTTGTCCTATTTGACTAATGTTGACTTTATGTAAAAGGTTTTAACCAGGCTTGACACTGTGCAAGAGCAGCAGGCTCTACAGCACAGGGACCTAAATTTTGGAGGGCCCCAAAATCTTAAAAAGTCCAActttttactttaatattaattaaatacaaaaattgttattaaaaaatctaataaaaaaaataatatgataaaaaatcaatacattaaaaaaatgaaattgatcaatgtcaaaataattataattaattttttctattaatatataattatatttttgatgtgttatttttaattattataagtaaaaaaaattaaaaatttgggCCCATATTTTTAATTAGAACAAGACCTCCAGAGTAATTGGGTCGATCCTGATTTTAACTTGGTAAAGaagaaaagtaaaagaatggtATTAAAATGATGACcataaaaataaatgataaaaaaattccAATTGATAACAAAATAATGAAAAGgaaaatgatattaaaaaattacaagtaaaaatgtTCTAAAATGCAAAAATGAAAATggataatgataaaaaaaatgtcaaaaaaaatatcACTACTATTTGAAAGTAATATGGATGATCTTGATTAAAATTCAAATTCCAGTGAGTTGAAAGTGCCTAGACAAAATTAGGGTATGCCAACTGcccttattaaattatttttaacaagAGAATATGAATGATGACATGCTTCATATAATTGTGGTGAAAGATAATAATATACAAAGGACCCAAATTTTGTCCTTTGAATGGAAAGGAAATGAAATGACATGAGTTGACAAAATGCCTTTATTGGGAAATGGAAGTTGCAAGGTAGACTCGTTGGAGATTAACCGAGGTTATTTGTGAAAATGTACTTATTTTTGCTTCGAGTGGGATAACTTCGTTATTATTGTTAGGTGAAAAGACAACACACTCAAAGTTCAAAATTCATGTGCCAACACTTGAAAACTCTActtgaaatattaaaaaaatagtgaACATTCAAAGTTATTGGTACAAACAGAGTTAATAATATTGGATGAAGCACTTATGGCTCATAAAAACTACTTTGAGGAAGTCGTTCTAATATAATCCATGCTTCAATTAGCTCATCTTATGTATGAGATTATTGTCAGGTTCTTATTCTAACAAAAAATGAGGCTTCAACAAGGTTCACGGAATACAAGTTctcaaaacaaattttaaatatgGGGGATGGTAAGATTAATGAACCAAATGATGGTTTGGTAGATATAGAAGTTCCTCAAGACCTCTTAATTCTAAGTTTTAACGATCCTATTAATTCAATTGTTGAGAGCGCATATTTCAAACTTTTAGCAAGTTATAAAAATGAAGAGTTCTTACAATGCAGAGCTATTCTTTCTTCAACCATTGATGTTGTGGACAAAAGCAATAATTATGTATTAGACTTTATTCTAGGTACAAAATTTAAACTTAATGTTCATTTATGTAAATAACTATTCTATAATCATATTCTATCActaatgttttaattttatactatattgaagaagaagaaaaagaatttttAAGTTCAGAATCATTTGATAGGACGCAGGTCAATGATAATCAAGCTTATGAATGTATAACTCTAGAATTTTTTGGTTCTTTAAGAACATCAGGCCTACCAAATCACATGATTAAACTGAAAGTTGTGACTCCCAATATGCTGTTGAGGAATATGGACGAAGCTGAAGGGTTATATAATGGAACAAGATTAATTGCGACAAGATTATCAAATCACTTCATTGAGGCTAAAATTATGTTTGGAAAGAACATTGGTAacatagtttacatttcctgaaTGTCTATGTAGCCTTTGAATCATCATGATCGTTCAAATTGATTAGGAGAAAATTTCCCATCATTGTCTCATATGCAATGCCAATAAATAAAACTCAAGGTCAATCACTTGATAGTGCATGATTATATTTTCCTACTCCAGTTTTCAATCATGGTCAATTTTATGTAACAATTTCAAGAGTTAAGAGCAAGaatgatttgaaaattttaattcacGGGAAGGACAAAGATTCATGTTCGACTACTACCAATGTTGTGTAGAAAGAGATATTCCAAGAACTAGTAGTAGataaacttcttctccttttctttgatTCTATATTTTAAATATTCCAAGTATGATGAATTTGATCTTAAAATATATGAAAGTAGAAAGGTGTTGTCTTGTTTCACTTTTAAGTTTCATTAAAATTATCCAGGTAAACCTACTATAATTATCTACTAGAGTAAGAAAGTATTTATGTCCATTAATGGAAGGGGTAGAGTACGGGCCCCATATGTCAGCATGCACAAGATCAAATATTTTAGATGAAGAAGTATTACTAATAGGGTATGGGAGATttttatgtttagaaaaatgGCATGTATCACAAGGGTCGGTTTTATTAAAGGGAAATTGAGTAGAGATACACTTGTGAACAGAATCGAAAATGTGTCCTAGCCTATAATTCCATAATTTGGCATTGTCTAAACTAGAAGTAGTAGAAAAATTGGAAGCAAGAAAGGATGATGGAGGTTGGGCATGTAAAACATAGAGGTCTCCAAATCGCTCAGCTGTACCAATCATTCGCTGGGACAAATTCTGCAAGATTAGACATTTATCGTTAAGAAAAGTGATAAAACAAGCAGAAGTGGAAGTTAGTTGGGTTACAGAAATTAAGTTGACATTAAAACTAGGTATGTAATAAACATTGTAAAGAGTAATTTCATTAGATAAGGTGACATAGCCATCTATGATGGCTTCTGTAGTAGTGCCATAAGGCATGTTCATAGTAAAAACGGGGATGATGTTGTAGTTAGAAAAGTTAGATAGGGAATGAGTTTTATGGTGAGTAGCACCAGTATCTATAATCCAAGGGATAGAATTTTTACCTAAATGAGTAGAGATCGAATTGACATTACCAGAAGAGGAGATCACCGAGTTGACATCAGATTCAATAGGAGTGGATATTGAAGGAGTGTTATTTGTGAAGTGCTGTTAAAGGAGGTTGATAAGCTGATGGTATTGATCCTTAATATTCCCATGTGAGGAGTTGTTGGGTGAGGGAACAAGTTGTCTAGAAGAAGAAGTTTCTGCAGATGTAGAGTGAACAGAGGGATTATTGGGTCAATTCTGAAATCCAGGAGGGTAGCCATGTTTCACAAAGCAATGGTCGATGGTGTGATTGGTTATGCCACAATGTGTGCATACACGAACCGGGATTTTATTCTGGCGCAGACTTGTGCTATTTGAATGACGATCCCTTCCTCTAAAAGAAGATTGTTGAGAGCCACGACCACCCCCAAAATAGTATTGAACCTGAGAAACTAATGGTTGATTTTCAGTGGTGGAGTTTGGAGGAGTTAATTGCTTTTCTTACCAAAAAACAAGTGAGAAAGCCTTTTCCATGCTAGGTAGAGGATCAAGTATCATGATTTGAGAACGAACATGGCAACTTGTTTAAGCCGATTAGAAACTTGAAAACCATGTCTTGTTCACGAAATTTGCGAAAGTCGGAGACAGCACCGCACATACACGGTATAGCACATGTGCAGTCACGGGTTGGTCGATAGGTGTCAATTTGCTCCCATATAGAGGTTAATTGCGTGAAGTAACTTGAGACGTCAAGATTACCTTTATGAAGACGAACAAGATCATCCTGCAAGTCAGATATACAAAAGATGTCACCCTTAGAGAACTATTTGCGGAGGTTTTCCTAGACAGTGTGAGCATTATCAAACCCCGAAATTGATTGAGCAATAGTATCGAAAATGGAGCATCCTTCATGAACCAAATTTCCATATTGGGTAAATGTAATCGATTAAATTTGGTCATCCAATCGATTGGGAAAAGAAGTCAATCTATTGGAACATTAAAGCGGCCCATGGGTTGTTTCCTTTTCTGATGTTTTCATCTCCTATATAAAGGAGGATCGCTTCCTCTTCATTTCACAATAATTTCCAAAATTTCTCATTTTCTTTggaatttatctttttattttctccCTCACTCTCTCTTTAAGAAATATTTTCTTTCACTTAAAGTTGTTTTGGTTCTTTTTTAGAGAAACAATACTTATGAGGAAGAAATTGTATTAGTCGTGTTGTTGTTATCATTCTCGAGAGTACAATACTCTTAAGAAATTGATTTTGGTTTGTGAGATAAACCAGTCATAAAATCTTTGCTTTGGTTTCTGAAACTTTGTCggaaaaattttgttttgttattgtgACAACCCTAGGAAAAGCATGTGTCCTTTTGAGAATTTAATTTCATACAGTTGGTTCTCTCTATTTAATTTCAAAGGCTGTAATGTATTGATTAACACATCTAATACTTTCTTTGATCCACAATGAATAATTAAGTTGACTATTTTACATATATTAAGAAAAATgt includes these proteins:
- the LOC131615902 gene encoding GTP-binding protein At3g49725, chloroplastic; the encoded protein is MLRNLSTTLESSRKILTPPSSKWRIQPPSSLYSTASSDPRDTPPKLLVVQPRLRSEKLLQAKLNEALCLANSLEDQRDGYFHTDFFDKPLPPHVLVQNPSLKGHKPRADTYFGPGTVDTIKCHLNAAETKGEVDAVFVNATLSGIQLRNMERAWSKPVVDRVGLIIEIFNAHAYTKEARLQAELAALSYKKSRLVRVLGPGGRYTFGASGEAEVVSARGRGGGGQGFMSGAGETELQLQRRRVLERRNYLLTQIDEVRRTRAVQRAGRKRHGGSSGHRLATVAVVGYTNAGKSTLVSNLTDSDLYSDCRLFATVDPRLRSAALPSGRKVLFSDTVGFISDLPVQLVEAFHATLEEVVEADLLVHVVDSTAPNLDEHRTTVLQVLQQIGVSQEKLQNMIEVWNKIDAEEECMDDDEYLDEDEKADEASNFDGEEDVNTETLMETEVVNEKSLCDSDVIEEKEDYSDGWLYEDDTMVNDDDFCSPPSVADEQNKSSNKDNGVENVSAMLPAGPHVKTSAITGVGLQELMELIDKKLSDQDKKLKGAQVVERNVFDRKWRPSHTQDSSIAVEN
- the LOC131619713 gene encoding uncharacterized protein LOC131619713 — its product is MGDGKINEPNDGLVDIEVPQDLLILSFNDPINSIVESAYFKLLASYKNEEFLQCRAILSSTIDVVDKSNNYVLDFILEEEKEFLSSESFDRTQVNDNQAYECITLEFFGSLRTSGLPNHMIKLKVVTPNMLLRNMDEAEGLYNGTRLIATRLSNHFIEAKIMFGKNIGNIVYIS